GGAGCATGTTCGCCGCGCCGGAGACGGTCAACGCGTTCCAGGACTACGTCATGGAAGTCCAGACCATCCCGGCCAAGTGGGGCTACGGGATGATCTTCAACCACGACGACCCGATCTTCGGCGACCGCGCGGTCCGCCAGGCGATCGCCCACGTCATCAACCGTGAGGAGCTCGTCGCGAACGCGGGTCCGCGCACGAAGTTCCCGGCCTCGGTCCCCTGTGGGATCGCCCCGCGCGACATCGAGGGCTGGCTCGGCGACGCCCAGAGCAACTTCGAGGACTACGGCGTCGGTTCGACCAACACCGAGGAGGCGACGCAGCTCCTCGAAGACGCCGGCTACTCGATGCAGAACGGCACGTGGACGAGCCCCGACGGCGAGCCCATCAGCGCCAACTACCTGACCCCCGGCGGGTGGACCGACTTCACGACGATGACCGAGACTATCGTCGACCGCCTCAACGAGTTCGGCTTCGATCTGTCGGTCGCGAGCCGACCGACCAGTGACTGGCAGGGCGCGTTCATCGAGAGCAACTTCAAGGTCGGGACGTTCTACTGGCTGCCCGGCCAGGCCCGGTCGTCGTTCCCGTACTTCCCGCTGCGCCACCAGCTCGCGCTGGCGGCGCTCAACGGCGGACACAACTACGACGCCGAGTCCGAGCAGACCATCCCGTCCATGAGCGGCGACGGCGAGATGACGATCAGCCCGCTGGCCAAGGTCGACGAGATCGCGACCAAGCCGACCAACGAGGAGGCGATGCCGATCGTCCAGGAGGCCGCCTGGCACAACAACTACGACCTGCCGATGCTCTCGCTGGTCTCGAAGTTCGAGCAGTCGTGGGTCACGACCGACGAGTGGAACGTCTCCGTCGAGGAGGGCGACCCCGCTCGTGGTATCAAGTGGCCGCCGTTCTGGTGGCCGCGCCAGGGCAAGCTGTCTGCCCAGGAGTAACGGACTCCGACCAGACCGATGGGGGGAGTATCGATCGGTCTCGCACCGAACCGCTTCTCACGACGCGAGTCGTTAGACCTTAGAGTGCCGGCTGTAAATACGATTATCAAGACGCATGGTTAACTACTACGTGCGGCGGACAGCACGGGTGTTCGTCACGATCTTCGGGGTCATGTCGCTCACCTTCGGGCTGATCCGTCTGCTTCCGGGAGGACCGTTCACGCAGTTGCGGACCCAGTTGCTCCGGCAGGGTATCCCACCCGAGCAGGTCAACCAGCAGATCGAGAACCTGCAGAACGTCCGGCCGGACGCGGGACTGGCGGAACAGTACGTCAACTACATGATATCGGCGTTCCAGCTCGACCTTGGAACGTCGATCCAGTACAGTCGCCCCGTCACGGAGATGGTCGCCCAGGCGGCGCCGTGGACGATCTTCATCGTCGTCGTATCGACGATACTGATGTTCGTGGTCGGGATCCTCCTGGGCGCGATCCAGGCCTACTGGGAGGGGTCGAGGTTCGACACCATCGCCTCCTCGCTGTCGATCGTGGGCATGTCGATCCCGTTCTACGTGGCGGCGATCCTGCTCCTGCTGTTCATGTCGTACCGCTGGGGCCTGTTCCCGGCGTCGGGGACGGCGAACCCCAACATCGAGAACCACTGGAGCCTGGGCTACGCTATCAGCGTGGCGATGCACGGGGCGCTCCCGATACTGTCGTACACGATCGTGGGGGTCGGCGGACAGGCGCTGGCGATGCGTGGTAACAGCATCCAGGTGCTGGGCGAGGACTTCGTCGAGGTCGCCAGGCTGCGAGGCCTGTCGGACGGTCGGATCGCGACCCGGTACGTCGCGCGCAACGCGATCCTGCCGATGTACACCGGGTTCCTGCTGCTGCTCGGCTTCCGGCTGGGCGGC
This DNA window, taken from Halosimplex litoreum, encodes the following:
- a CDS encoding ABC transporter permease, which encodes MVNYYVRRTARVFVTIFGVMSLTFGLIRLLPGGPFTQLRTQLLRQGIPPEQVNQQIENLQNVRPDAGLAEQYVNYMISAFQLDLGTSIQYSRPVTEMVAQAAPWTIFIVVVSTILMFVVGILLGAIQAYWEGSRFDTIASSLSIVGMSIPFYVAAILLLLFMSYRWGLFPASGTANPNIENHWSLGYAISVAMHGALPILSYTIVGVGGQALAMRGNSIQVLGEDFVEVARLRGLSDGRIATRYVARNAILPMYTGFLLLLGFRLGGTVILEQIFNYPGLGLYLLDAVNSNDYPMMMGTFLVITVALVIGVYVADLTYSMIDPRISSGDSSEAY
- a CDS encoding ABC transporter substrate-binding protein — its product is MSDSTNEYSDVVDRRKFLTLAGASGAAALAGCGSGDGTPTDGSGSDGSDGSDGSDSSDGSDGSDGSDGSDGGSTNVVDQTHASGLQADPTNRTLNPHNTQISSEPARRLAFDRYAAYSFETQEFQLAALDEWEFDGETVTLTFREDLSWSDGSDVTTEDIDVQFQILEKIGSAIWGYVESTEVVDDYTYQLNLTGPTNPVMVKHQLGNMWIDTPAAAFEQFVDAEATEVQTWNWEDSDTEVITSGAWAYVDKNQQQWNFERNTEFHSIDNVNFSTYRFDSYQEASAPQQDFTTGGKRFDSVWSMFAAPETVNAFQDYVMEVQTIPAKWGYGMIFNHDDPIFGDRAVRQAIAHVINREELVANAGPRTKFPASVPCGIAPRDIEGWLGDAQSNFEDYGVGSTNTEEATQLLEDAGYSMQNGTWTSPDGEPISANYLTPGGWTDFTTMTETIVDRLNEFGFDLSVASRPTSDWQGAFIESNFKVGTFYWLPGQARSSFPYFPLRHQLALAALNGGHNYDAESEQTIPSMSGDGEMTISPLAKVDEIATKPTNEEAMPIVQEAAWHNNYDLPMLSLVSKFEQSWVTTDEWNVSVEEGDPARGIKWPPFWWPRQGKLSAQE